One genomic segment of Amycolatopsis sp. Hca4 includes these proteins:
- a CDS encoding DNA-3-methyladenine glycosylase: MSDRLFTREELALDPVDLAHLLLGSVLEADGPDGTVGVRLVEVEAYRGEDDPASHCYRGQTPRNAVMWGPAGHLYVYFVYGMHFCANIVGSTDGVAGAVLLRAGEVVTGLDVVRKRRPNARGTGELAKGPAILTSVLRIDRGENGVDLTDPASPVRLYVGERVPAERIRSGPRVGVAMAMDTPWRFWDAASAAVSTYRRGGKRRVRPAG, encoded by the coding sequence TTGAGCGACCGGCTGTTCACGCGCGAGGAGCTGGCGCTGGACCCCGTTGACCTGGCCCACCTGCTGCTCGGCTCGGTGCTGGAGGCCGACGGGCCCGACGGCACCGTCGGCGTCCGGCTCGTCGAGGTCGAGGCCTACCGCGGCGAGGACGACCCGGCGTCGCACTGCTACCGCGGCCAGACCCCGCGCAACGCCGTCATGTGGGGCCCGGCCGGCCACCTGTACGTCTACTTCGTCTACGGGATGCACTTCTGCGCGAACATCGTCGGCTCGACCGACGGCGTCGCCGGTGCGGTGCTGCTGCGGGCGGGTGAGGTCGTCACCGGCCTCGACGTCGTCCGCAAGCGGCGGCCGAACGCGCGGGGAACCGGCGAGCTCGCCAAGGGGCCGGCGATCCTCACGTCGGTGCTGCGCATCGACCGCGGCGAGAACGGCGTCGACCTGACCGACCCGGCGTCGCCGGTCCGGCTGTACGTCGGCGAGCGGGTCCCGGCCGAGCGGATCCGCAGTGGCCCGCGCGTCGGCGTCGCGATGGCGATGGACACGCCGTGGCGATTCTGGGACGCCGCGTCGGCGGCCGTGTCCACCTACCGGCGCGGCGGGAAACGACGGGTCCGACCCGCCGGTTAG
- a CDS encoding arginine repressor, whose translation MTGSRVGRQARITELVSTMTIRSQTELAKLLAAEGIEVTQATLSRDLDELGAVKLRGPDSGAPVYVIPEDGSPVRGVQGGTSRLSRLLAELMVSADSSGNLMVLRTPPGAAQFLASAIDRAALEEVVGSIAGDDTVAVIAREPLTGKELAERFAALAQRSADEGTP comes from the coding sequence ATGACCGGGAGCCGGGTGGGCAGGCAGGCGCGGATCACCGAGCTCGTGTCCACGATGACCATCCGCAGCCAGACCGAGCTGGCCAAGCTGCTGGCCGCCGAAGGCATCGAGGTCACCCAGGCGACGCTGTCGCGCGACCTCGACGAGCTGGGCGCGGTCAAGCTGCGCGGGCCGGACTCGGGCGCGCCGGTCTACGTCATCCCGGAGGACGGCAGTCCCGTCCGCGGGGTGCAGGGCGGCACGTCGCGGCTCTCCCGGCTGCTCGCGGAGCTGATGGTTTCGGCGGACTCGTCGGGCAACCTGATGGTGCTGCGGACGCCGCCGGGTGCGGCGCAGTTCCTGGCCAGCGCCATCGACCGGGCCGCGCTCGAAGAGGTCGTCGGCTCGATCGCGGGGGACGACACCGTCGCCGTGATCGCCCGGGAACCGCTGACGGGCAAGGAACTCGCGGAGCGCTTCGCCGCGCTCGCCCAGCGATCGGCGGACGAAGGAACGCCATGA
- a CDS encoding argininosuccinate synthase domain-containing protein has translation MIGDIFPAEGEFLAPDEVVITFDHGIPVAIDGETVSVAEAHRMLNARGEAQRIGRGEACAALERRTARGCASVRLVLYDGRITVA, from the coding sequence ATGATCGGCGACATCTTCCCGGCGGAGGGGGAGTTCCTCGCGCCGGACGAGGTCGTGATCACCTTCGACCACGGGATCCCGGTGGCGATCGACGGCGAGACCGTCTCCGTCGCCGAAGCGCACCGGATGCTGAACGCGCGTGGCGAAGCGCAGAGAATCGGGCGCGGCGAAGCGTGCGCCGCACTCGAACGGCGGACCGCCCGCGGATGTGCCAGTGTCCGCCTGGTCCTGTACGACGGCCGGATCACGGTCGCCTGA
- the argH gene encoding argininosuccinate lyase: MSGNEQPVQLWGGRFASGPAEAMAALSASTHFDWRLAPYDIAGSRAHARVLRKAGLLTEDELAGMLAALDALAQDVASGVFTPTIADEDVHTALERGLLERAGTELGGKLRAGRSRNDQVATLFRMWLRDAARRVVAGTLEVVDALVSQAKRHPDAILPGRTHLQHAQPVLLAHHLLAHGQALLRDVSRLQDWDARTAESPYGSGALAGSSLGLDPEAVAEELGFATSVENSIDGTASRDFVAEFAFAVAMLAVNLSRIAEEVIIWNTAEFGYVTLDDAWATGSSIMPQKKNPDVAELTRGKAGRLIGNLTGLLATLKAQPLAYNRDLQEDKEPVFDSVEQLELLFPAIAGMLATLTFHTERLAELAPAGFTLATDIAEWLVRQGVPFRVAHEAAGESVRVAESRGVGLDELTDEEFEKINPALTPAVREVLTVEGSVNSRDARGGTAPARVAEQRARLEERVTAARQWLN, translated from the coding sequence GTGAGCGGGAACGAGCAGCCGGTGCAGCTGTGGGGCGGCCGGTTCGCCAGCGGTCCGGCGGAGGCCATGGCCGCGCTGAGCGCGTCGACGCACTTCGACTGGCGCCTGGCGCCCTACGACATCGCCGGGTCCCGCGCGCACGCCCGCGTGCTGCGCAAAGCGGGCCTGCTCACCGAAGACGAGCTGGCCGGCATGCTGGCCGCGCTGGACGCGCTCGCCCAGGACGTCGCGTCGGGCGTGTTCACCCCGACGATCGCCGACGAGGACGTGCACACGGCCCTCGAACGCGGCCTGCTCGAGCGTGCGGGCACCGAGCTCGGCGGCAAGCTGCGCGCCGGCCGCTCGCGCAACGACCAGGTGGCCACGCTGTTCCGGATGTGGCTGCGCGACGCCGCCCGCCGCGTCGTCGCCGGCACCCTGGAGGTCGTCGACGCGCTGGTTTCGCAGGCCAAGCGGCACCCGGACGCAATCCTGCCCGGCCGCACGCACCTGCAGCACGCCCAGCCGGTGCTGCTGGCCCACCACCTGCTGGCCCACGGCCAGGCGCTGCTGCGCGACGTCTCGCGCCTGCAGGACTGGGACGCCCGCACGGCCGAGTCGCCGTACGGCTCGGGCGCGCTCGCCGGCTCGTCGCTGGGGCTCGACCCCGAGGCCGTCGCCGAAGAGCTGGGCTTCGCGACCAGCGTCGAGAACTCCATCGACGGCACGGCTTCGCGCGACTTCGTCGCCGAGTTCGCCTTCGCCGTCGCGATGCTCGCGGTGAACCTGTCGCGGATCGCCGAAGAGGTGATCATCTGGAACACCGCCGAGTTCGGCTACGTGACGCTGGACGACGCCTGGGCCACCGGCAGCTCGATCATGCCGCAGAAGAAGAACCCGGACGTCGCCGAGCTCACCCGCGGCAAAGCGGGCCGGCTGATCGGCAACCTCACCGGCCTGCTGGCCACCCTCAAGGCGCAGCCGCTGGCCTACAACCGCGACCTGCAGGAGGACAAGGAGCCGGTGTTCGACTCGGTCGAGCAGCTCGAGCTCCTGTTCCCGGCGATCGCCGGCATGCTGGCCACGCTCACCTTCCACACCGAGCGGCTCGCCGAGCTGGCCCCGGCCGGCTTCACCTTGGCTACCGATATCGCCGAGTGGCTGGTGCGCCAGGGCGTCCCGTTCCGCGTCGCGCACGAAGCGGCCGGCGAGAGCGTCCGCGTCGCCGAGTCCCGCGGCGTCGGCCTGGACGAGCTGACCGACGAGGAGTTCGAGAAGATCAACCCGGCGCTGACGCCGGCGGTGCGCGAGGTCCTCACCGTCGAAGGCTCGGTGAACTCCCGCGACGCCCGCGGCGGCACCGCCCCGGCCCGCGTGGCCGAGCAACGCGCGCGGCTGGAGGAGCGCGTCACCGCGGCCCGCCAGTGGCTGAACTGA
- the tyrS gene encoding tyrosine--tRNA ligase, with amino-acid sequence MSEHILDELSWRGLIAQSTDIDALRRELDQGPVTLYCGFDPTAPSLHAGNLVPLLMLKRFQRAGHRPIVLAGGATGMIGDPRDTGERTLNTLDVVAEWAGRIRGQLERFVDFDDSPTGAIVENNLNWTGQQTALEFLRDVGKHFSINVMLNRETVKRRLEGDGMSYTEFSYLLLQSQDYLQLHRQYGCKLQVGGSDQWGNLVGGVDLIRRTDGASVHALTAPLVTDAEGRKFGKSTGGGNLWLDPEMTSPYAWYQYFVNVGDADVVRYLRMFTFLDQEEIAALAEDTEQRPHLRAAQKRLAEEFTTLVHGEEQTRQVINASQALFGRGELGELDERTLDAAMAEVPNGKVDPAGEPTIVDLLLAGGLVDSKGAARRTLKEGGAYVNNVKIADEEWKPAREDALHGKWLVVRRGKRNVAGVALGG; translated from the coding sequence GTGAGCGAACACATCCTCGACGAGCTGTCCTGGCGCGGCCTGATCGCGCAGTCCACCGACATCGACGCCCTCCGGCGCGAGCTCGACCAGGGTCCCGTGACGCTCTATTGCGGCTTCGACCCGACCGCGCCCAGCCTGCACGCCGGCAACCTGGTCCCGCTGCTCATGCTCAAGCGGTTCCAGCGCGCCGGGCACCGGCCGATCGTGCTGGCCGGCGGCGCGACCGGGATGATCGGCGACCCGCGTGACACCGGGGAACGCACGCTGAACACCCTCGACGTGGTCGCCGAGTGGGCCGGGCGCATCCGCGGCCAGCTCGAACGGTTCGTCGACTTCGACGACTCGCCGACCGGCGCGATCGTGGAGAACAACCTCAACTGGACGGGCCAGCAGACCGCGCTGGAGTTCCTGCGCGACGTCGGGAAGCACTTCTCGATCAACGTCATGCTCAACCGGGAGACGGTGAAGCGGCGGCTCGAGGGCGACGGCATGTCGTACACCGAGTTCAGCTACCTGCTCCTGCAGTCGCAGGACTACCTCCAACTGCACCGCCAGTACGGCTGCAAGCTGCAGGTCGGCGGGTCCGACCAATGGGGCAACCTCGTCGGCGGCGTCGACCTGATCCGGCGGACGGACGGCGCGAGCGTGCACGCGCTGACCGCGCCGCTGGTCACCGACGCCGAGGGCCGCAAGTTCGGCAAGTCCACCGGCGGCGGGAACCTCTGGCTCGACCCGGAGATGACCTCGCCGTACGCCTGGTACCAGTACTTCGTCAACGTGGGTGACGCCGACGTCGTCCGCTACCTGCGCATGTTCACCTTCCTCGACCAGGAGGAGATCGCCGCGCTCGCCGAGGACACCGAACAGCGTCCCCACCTGCGGGCCGCGCAGAAGCGGCTGGCGGAGGAGTTCACCACGCTGGTGCACGGCGAGGAGCAGACCCGGCAGGTGATCAACGCCAGCCAGGCGCTCTTCGGCCGCGGCGAGCTCGGTGAGCTGGACGAACGCACCCTCGACGCGGCGATGGCCGAGGTACCGAACGGCAAGGTCGACCCGGCGGGCGAGCCGACGATCGTCGACCTGCTGCTCGCCGGCGGCCTGGTGGACAGCAAGGGCGCCGCGCGCCGCACGCTCAAGGAGGGCGGCGCGTACGTCAACAACGTGAAGATCGCGGACGAGGAGTGGAAGCCGGCCCGGGAGGACGCCCTCCACGGCAAGTGGCTCGTGGTCCGCAGGGGCAAGCGCAACGTCGCCGGCGTCGCGCTCGGCGGCTGA
- the argC gene encoding N-acetyl-gamma-glutamyl-phosphate reductase, translated as MTVNIAVAGASGYAGGELLRLLLTHPEVEIGTLTAASSAGTKLGVHQPHLVPLADRVLAETTPETLAGHDVVFLALPHGHSAALAAQLGPDVLVVDLGADHRLADAGDWQRWYGGDHAGQWPYGLPELPGAREKLAGTKRIAVPGCFPTGGSLALAPAFAAGLIEPDVTIVAVTGTSGAGKSLKPNLLGSEVMGSASAYGVGGAHRHTPEFAQNLSAVAGEKVTVSFTPVLAPMPRGILTTASAPLKGGVDEAAARAAYEKAYDAEPFVQLLPAGAWPTTSATLGSNNTQLQVTVDADAKRLVVVAAIDNLTKGTAGGAVQSMNLALGLPETTGLSTVGVAP; from the coding sequence ATGACGGTGAACATCGCGGTGGCCGGAGCCAGCGGGTACGCAGGCGGCGAGCTCTTGCGCCTGCTCCTGACCCATCCCGAGGTCGAGATCGGCACGCTGACGGCCGCCAGCAGCGCGGGCACGAAGCTCGGCGTCCACCAGCCCCACCTCGTCCCGCTCGCCGACCGCGTCCTGGCCGAGACGACGCCGGAGACCCTCGCCGGCCACGACGTCGTCTTCCTCGCGCTGCCGCACGGGCACTCCGCGGCGCTCGCGGCGCAGCTCGGCCCGGACGTCCTGGTGGTCGACCTCGGCGCCGACCACCGCCTGGCCGACGCGGGCGACTGGCAGCGCTGGTACGGCGGCGACCACGCCGGCCAGTGGCCGTACGGCCTGCCCGAGCTGCCGGGCGCCCGCGAAAAGCTCGCCGGCACCAAGCGCATCGCCGTGCCCGGCTGCTTCCCGACCGGCGGCTCGCTCGCACTGGCGCCCGCGTTCGCCGCCGGGCTGATCGAGCCCGACGTCACGATCGTCGCGGTCACCGGGACCTCCGGCGCCGGCAAGAGCCTCAAGCCGAACCTGCTCGGCTCCGAGGTGATGGGCTCGGCGAGCGCGTACGGCGTCGGCGGCGCCCACCGCCACACCCCCGAGTTCGCGCAGAACCTCTCGGCCGTCGCCGGGGAGAAGGTCACCGTGTCTTTCACGCCGGTGCTGGCGCCGATGCCCCGCGGCATCCTCACCACGGCGAGCGCCCCGCTGAAGGGCGGCGTCGACGAGGCCGCCGCCCGCGCCGCCTACGAGAAGGCCTACGACGCCGAGCCGTTCGTCCAGCTGCTGCCCGCGGGTGCCTGGCCGACGACGTCGGCGACGCTCGGCTCGAACAACACCCAGCTGCAGGTCACGGTCGACGCCGACGCGAAGCGCCTGGTCGTCGTCGCCGCGATCGACAACCTCACCAAGGGCACCGCCGGCGGTGCCGTCCAGTCGATGAACCTGGCCCTCGGCCTCCCGGAAACCACCGGGCTTTCCACCGTAGGAGTGGCACCGTGA
- a CDS encoding YafY family protein has protein sequence MTDTPARLLGLLSLLQTPREWPGSELAERLGVTPRTIRRDIERLRDLGYPVEASRGVAGGYRLVAGTAMPPLVLDDEEAVAIAVGLRTAAGQTIDGIEEASVRALAKLEQVLPARLRRRVGTIGTATVAVPATGPVVDPAQLTVFAGAITNHETVRFRYRAHDGAETRRRAEPLRLVAAGRRWYLVAYDLDRADWRVFRADRVREAQATGGRVARREPPATDLAAYVLDRFYDLAASYRAVAVLAEPAARLAPRLGQAAGELTDLGDGRCRWRSHADTLDWLAFRLLGLGCAFVVEEPPELIAHLKALAARAAAAVPD, from the coding sequence ATGACGGACACCCCGGCCCGGTTGCTCGGCCTGCTCTCGCTGCTCCAGACGCCCCGCGAGTGGCCGGGCAGCGAGCTGGCCGAGCGGCTGGGCGTCACCCCGCGCACGATCCGCCGCGACATCGAGCGGCTGCGCGACCTGGGCTATCCGGTCGAGGCCAGCCGCGGTGTGGCGGGCGGCTACCGGCTGGTGGCCGGCACCGCGATGCCGCCGCTCGTGCTCGACGACGAGGAAGCCGTCGCGATCGCGGTCGGGCTGCGGACCGCGGCCGGCCAGACGATCGACGGGATCGAGGAAGCGTCCGTGCGGGCGCTCGCCAAGCTGGAGCAGGTGCTGCCGGCGCGGCTGCGCCGCCGGGTGGGCACGATCGGCACGGCGACGGTCGCCGTGCCGGCCACCGGGCCCGTCGTGGACCCGGCGCAGCTGACGGTGTTCGCCGGGGCGATCACCAACCACGAGACCGTCCGGTTCCGCTACCGCGCCCACGACGGCGCCGAGACCCGGCGCCGGGCCGAGCCGCTCCGGCTGGTCGCCGCCGGCCGCCGCTGGTACCTGGTCGCCTACGACCTCGACCGGGCGGACTGGCGCGTGTTCCGCGCCGACCGCGTCCGCGAGGCGCAGGCGACCGGCGGCCGGGTGGCGCGGCGCGAGCCACCCGCCACGGACCTCGCGGCCTACGTCCTCGACCGGTTCTACGACCTGGCGGCGTCTTACCGGGCCGTGGCCGTACTGGCGGAACCGGCGGCCCGGTTGGCGCCCCGGCTCGGCCAAGCGGCAGGCGAGCTGACCGACCTCGGCGACGGCCGGTGCCGGTGGCGCAGCCACGCGGACACGCTGGACTGGCTCGCTTTCCGGCTGCTGGGGTTGGGCTGCGCGTTCGTCGTCGAGGAACCGCCGGAGCTGATCGCGCACCTGAAGGCGCTCGCCGCCCGCGCGGCCGCCGCCGTGCCGGACTGA
- a CDS encoding acetylornithine transaminase, with product MTDLKSNVEGQEHWQSALMDNYGTPKLTLVRGEGAKVWDADGREYLDLVGGIAVNALGHAHPAVVEAVTEQIKRLGHTSNLYVNPVAVELAEALLDVAGLTGNGKVLFVNSGAEANEAALKISRLTGRTKVVAAEGAFHGRTMGALTLTGQPAKRDAFKPLVPGVEHVPFGDVEALKAAVDTETAAVFLEPVLGEAGVIPAPDGYLQAAREITKATGTLLVLDEVQTGLGRLGTWFGYQQAGIVPDVITLAKGLGGGLPLGAVIGVGAAGDLLKPGQHGTTFGGNPVCCAAGLAVLKTIAADGLLDHVASLGKDITAGVEALGHPLVAGVRGAGLLLGIALNQPVSAAVAQAAQAAGYLVNPVAPDAVRLAPPLVLDGDQAEGFLAALPNALDSTTKDSD from the coding sequence GTGACCGACCTCAAGTCCAATGTGGAGGGCCAGGAACACTGGCAGTCCGCCCTGATGGACAACTACGGCACACCGAAGCTGACGCTGGTGCGCGGCGAGGGCGCGAAGGTGTGGGACGCCGACGGCCGCGAGTACCTCGACCTGGTCGGCGGCATCGCCGTCAACGCGCTCGGCCACGCGCACCCGGCGGTCGTCGAAGCCGTCACCGAGCAGATCAAGCGGCTCGGCCACACGTCGAACCTGTACGTCAACCCGGTGGCCGTCGAGCTCGCCGAGGCGTTGCTCGACGTGGCCGGCCTGACCGGCAACGGCAAGGTGCTGTTCGTCAACTCCGGCGCCGAGGCCAACGAAGCCGCGCTGAAGATCAGCAGGCTGACCGGGCGCACCAAGGTCGTCGCCGCCGAAGGCGCGTTCCACGGCCGGACCATGGGCGCGCTGACCCTCACCGGCCAGCCCGCCAAGCGCGACGCCTTCAAACCGCTGGTGCCCGGTGTGGAGCACGTGCCGTTCGGGGACGTCGAGGCGCTCAAGGCCGCCGTCGACACCGAAACCGCGGCCGTCTTCCTGGAACCGGTGCTCGGCGAGGCCGGCGTCATCCCGGCGCCGGACGGCTACCTGCAGGCCGCCCGCGAGATCACCAAGGCCACCGGCACGCTGCTGGTGCTCGACGAGGTGCAGACCGGTCTCGGCAGGCTCGGCACCTGGTTCGGCTACCAGCAGGCCGGCATCGTCCCGGACGTCATCACCCTGGCCAAGGGCCTCGGCGGCGGGCTGCCGCTGGGCGCGGTGATCGGCGTCGGCGCGGCCGGAGACCTGCTCAAGCCGGGGCAGCACGGCACCACCTTCGGCGGCAACCCGGTCTGCTGCGCGGCCGGCCTGGCCGTGCTCAAGACCATCGCCGCCGACGGCCTCCTCGACCACGTCGCCTCGCTGGGCAAGGACATCACGGCCGGGGTCGAGGCGCTGGGCCATCCACTCGTCGCCGGTGTGCGCGGCGCCGGGCTGCTGCTCGGCATCGCCCTCAACCAGCCGGTCTCGGCGGCGGTGGCCCAGGCCGCGCAGGCCGCCGGCTACCTCGTCAACCCGGTCGCGCCGGACGCCGTCCGGCTCGCGCCCCCGCTCGTCCTCGACGGCGACCAGGCCGAAGGCTTCCTCGCCGCCCTCCCGAACGCGCTCGACTCCACCACGAAGGACTCCGACTGA
- the argF gene encoding ornithine carbamoyltransferase produces the protein MLRHFLRDDDVSPAEQKAILDLADQLKADPLGNKTLAGKSITAIFEKNSTRTRFSFEVGISQLGGHPVIVDGRSMQLGREETIEDTSRVLSRYVDGIVWRTFAQKRIEAMASAASIPVVNALTDEFHPCQVLTDLMTIRERKGKLEGLTLVYLGDGANNMAHSLLLGGVTAGMHVRVVSPVGFQPDQGVMLDAKKRADETGGTATVFTDPYAAVDGADVLVTDTWTSMGQENDGLDRVGPFRALQVNTELLKKAADDAIVLHCLPAHRGWEITDEVIDGPASAVWDEAENRLHAQKALLVWLFEESRR, from the coding sequence ATGCTGCGCCACTTCCTCCGCGACGACGACGTCAGTCCGGCCGAGCAGAAGGCCATCCTCGACCTCGCCGACCAGCTCAAGGCCGACCCGCTGGGAAACAAGACCCTCGCCGGCAAGTCGATCACGGCGATCTTCGAGAAGAACTCGACGCGGACCCGGTTCTCCTTCGAGGTCGGCATCAGCCAGCTCGGCGGCCACCCGGTGATCGTCGACGGCCGTTCGATGCAGCTCGGCCGCGAAGAGACCATCGAGGACACCTCGCGGGTCCTCTCGCGGTACGTCGACGGGATCGTGTGGCGCACCTTCGCGCAGAAGCGCATCGAGGCGATGGCCTCGGCCGCGTCGATCCCGGTGGTCAACGCGCTCACCGACGAGTTCCACCCGTGCCAGGTGCTCACCGACCTGATGACGATCCGCGAGCGCAAGGGCAAGCTCGAGGGGCTCACGCTGGTCTACCTCGGCGACGGCGCCAACAACATGGCGCACTCGCTGCTGCTCGGCGGGGTCACCGCCGGGATGCACGTCCGGGTCGTCTCGCCGGTCGGCTTCCAGCCCGACCAGGGCGTGATGTTGGACGCGAAGAAGCGCGCGGACGAGACCGGCGGCACCGCCACCGTCTTCACCGACCCGTACGCGGCGGTCGACGGCGCGGACGTGCTCGTCACCGACACGTGGACGTCGATGGGGCAGGAGAACGACGGCCTCGACCGGGTGGGCCCGTTCCGCGCCCTGCAGGTCAACACCGAGCTGCTGAAGAAGGCCGCGGATGACGCCATCGTGCTGCACTGCCTGCCGGCCCACCGCGGCTGGGAGATCACCGACGAGGTGATCGACGGGCCGGCCAGTGCGGTCTGGGACGAGGCCGAAAACCGCCTGCACGCCCAGAAGGCGCTGCTCGTCTGGCTGTTCGAGGAGAGCAGGCGATGA
- the argJ gene encoding bifunctional glutamate N-acetyltransferase/amino-acid acetyltransferase ArgJ → MTVTGPQGFRAAGVAAGIKASGALDLTLVVNDGPLDVAAGVFTRNVIKAAPVLWSQEVLKQQRLKAVVLNSGGANAATGPGGFQDTHATAEKVAEVLQAGAIEVAVCSTGLIGERLPMDALLSGVDTAFKALDASPEAGLNAAKGVMTTDSKPKQAFAKHDDGWSVGGFAKGAGMLAPNLATMLSVLTTDAVVDKETLDRALRAATHVTFDRLDVDGGTSTNDTVLVLASGASGAEPTEAELTELLTAVSHDLVLQLRADSEGATKDVDVTVRGAATEADAIAVARTIAEDNLVKTALFGSDPNWGRIAMALGRVPARIDPEAVSIAINGVTLFAQGVPAADRSEADLTGRAIEIVVDLGVGTSTATIYTTDLSHGYVEENSAYSS, encoded by the coding sequence GTGACCGTCACCGGCCCCCAGGGCTTCCGCGCCGCCGGCGTCGCCGCCGGGATCAAGGCCTCCGGCGCGCTCGACCTGACGCTGGTCGTCAACGACGGCCCGCTCGACGTCGCCGCGGGCGTGTTCACCCGCAACGTCATCAAGGCCGCGCCGGTGCTGTGGTCGCAGGAAGTGCTCAAACAGCAGCGCCTGAAGGCCGTCGTCCTCAACTCGGGCGGCGCCAACGCGGCCACCGGGCCGGGCGGCTTCCAGGACACCCACGCCACCGCCGAGAAGGTCGCCGAAGTCCTGCAGGCGGGTGCGATCGAGGTCGCCGTCTGCTCCACCGGCCTGATCGGCGAGCGGCTCCCGATGGACGCGCTCCTCTCCGGGGTGGACACCGCGTTCAAGGCCCTCGACGCGAGCCCGGAAGCGGGCCTCAACGCGGCCAAGGGCGTGATGACCACCGACTCGAAGCCGAAGCAAGCGTTTGCGAAGCACGACGACGGCTGGAGCGTGGGCGGCTTCGCCAAGGGCGCGGGCATGCTCGCACCGAACCTCGCCACCATGCTCTCGGTGCTGACCACCGACGCCGTGGTGGACAAGGAAACCCTCGACCGGGCCCTGCGCGCGGCGACCCACGTCACCTTCGACCGGCTCGACGTCGACGGCGGCACGTCCACCAACGACACCGTCCTGGTCCTGGCGTCCGGCGCGAGCGGGGCCGAGCCGACCGAAGCGGAGCTCACCGAGCTGCTCACCGCGGTCAGCCATGACCTGGTCCTCCAGCTGCGCGCGGACTCCGAGGGCGCGACCAAGGACGTCGACGTCACCGTGCGGGGTGCGGCCACCGAGGCCGACGCGATCGCTGTCGCCCGCACGATCGCCGAGGACAACCTGGTCAAGACGGCGCTCTTCGGCTCCGACCCGAACTGGGGCCGGATCGCGATGGCGCTCGGCCGGGTGCCGGCCCGGATCGACCCGGAGGCCGTGTCGATCGCGATCAACGGCGTCACCCTGTTCGCCCAAGGTGTCCCCGCCGCGGACCGGTCGGAAGCGGACCTCACCGGCCGGGCCATCGAAATCGTCGTCGACCTCGGCGTCGGCACGAGCACGGCGACCATCTACACCACCGACCTTTCGCACGGTTACGTCGAAGAGAACAGCGCGTACTCCTCATGA
- the argB gene encoding acetylglutamate kinase — MNQEALISADERLATAAEKAGVLIEALPWLQRFHGATVVVKYGGNAMIDDQLKAAFAEDMVFLRLAGLRPVVVHGGGPQITAMLKRLGVEGEFKGGLRVTTPETMDIVRMVLTGQVSRELVGLINAHGPYAVGISGEDARLFTAERKQATVDGEQVDIGLVGEVAEVNPDAVLDIVNAGRIPVVSTVAPDIDGVVHNVNADTAAGALAAALGAEKLVVLTDVEGLYANWPDRSSLIDRVRVDRLETMLPGLASGMIPKMEACVCAIRGGVRRAHVIDGRLAHSVLLEVFTSRGVGTMVFPETELP; from the coding sequence ATGAACCAGGAGGCTCTGATTTCCGCGGACGAACGACTCGCGACGGCGGCCGAAAAGGCCGGGGTGCTGATCGAGGCGCTGCCTTGGCTGCAGCGGTTCCACGGGGCCACCGTGGTGGTGAAGTACGGCGGCAACGCGATGATCGACGACCAGCTGAAGGCGGCCTTCGCCGAGGACATGGTGTTCCTCCGGCTGGCCGGCCTGCGCCCGGTCGTCGTGCACGGCGGCGGCCCGCAGATCACCGCGATGCTCAAGCGCCTCGGCGTCGAAGGCGAGTTCAAGGGCGGCCTGCGCGTCACCACCCCGGAGACGATGGACATCGTCCGGATGGTGCTCACCGGGCAGGTCAGCCGCGAGCTGGTCGGGCTGATCAACGCCCACGGGCCGTACGCGGTCGGCATCTCCGGCGAGGACGCCCGGCTGTTCACCGCCGAGCGCAAACAGGCCACTGTGGACGGTGAACAGGTCGACATCGGGCTCGTCGGCGAGGTCGCCGAGGTCAACCCGGACGCGGTGCTCGACATCGTCAACGCGGGCCGCATCCCGGTCGTGTCCACGGTCGCCCCGGACATCGACGGCGTCGTGCACAACGTCAACGCCGACACGGCCGCGGGTGCGCTGGCGGCCGCGCTGGGCGCCGAAAAGCTCGTCGTGCTCACCGACGTCGAAGGGCTGTACGCGAACTGGCCCGACCGGTCGTCGCTGATCGACCGCGTCCGCGTCGACCGCCTGGAAACCATGCTGCCCGGCCTGGCCAGCGGCATGATCCCGAAGATGGAGGCGTGCGTGTGCGCCATCCGCGGCGGCGTGCGCCGGGCGCACGTGATCGACGGCCGCCTTGCCCATTCGGTGCTGCTGGAGGTCTTCACCTCCCGCGGCGTCGGCACCATGGTCTTCCCCGAAACGGAGCTCCCGTGA